The Mytilus galloprovincialis chromosome 7, xbMytGall1.hap1.1, whole genome shotgun sequence genome has a window encoding:
- the LOC143081938 gene encoding uncharacterized protein LOC143081938, whose amino-acid sequence MLLLQDYYDEFFKGSSAADRGTLSHLKNIFNYRQVKSDISDNFNHAWELMCLTTEGYVCLLAMNLLDMKTANDRPNSAPEQIENSSNDDRAQYLHSVSTAIVKELWHHFDHDPFQFDDNSEPDRYCCGEETGEDVILCGAGRNCSHGELFHYTCVGLDPDDLPNNWFCSDACKDHQDIYPYCTCQQDLGNDEPMIGCSAGSRCTGQEWYHLKCITMTADSLPEGDWFCKAACKKAKKGKPKRKSKSASKTENSSNSDFKCNYSRAIAWVGLNLLCRRDAVREADGEAMLTHWKFDLIHFLSTKHPKYLILAHRLLVSVNGWLPEKLKNDLIYNRTINYGGGMGRNLLQDFMNEILNRLFKDILDAAKGRYTKTTIQRCGQIVGPLGEALDSVFDSQIIEKELYRHRRRESNRDKNIERMIAFLQGDDLFSTINGRHHRAFDPFVHNENPKFPGKFQPKMKQLSKRLDKRRRVIVDA is encoded by the coding sequence ATGCTACTGCTGCAGGATTACTATGACGAATTCTTCAAAGGGTCAAGCGCGGCAGATAGAGGCACACTTAGCcacctaaaaaatatttttaattacagGCAAGTGAAATCAGATATATCTGACAACTTCAATCACGCATGGGAATTAATGTGCCTTACCACGGAGGGTTACGTTTGTCTTCTTGCAATGAATCTATTAGACATGAAAACCGCCAATGACAGACCCAACTCTGCACCAGAACAAATTGAAAATTCGTCCAATGATGATAGAGCCCAGTATCTTCATTCTGTGTCAACTGCAATCGTGAAAGAATTATGGCATCATTTCGATCATGACCCCTTTCAATTTGATGACAATTCGGAACCAGACCGCTATTGTTGCGGAGAGGAAACTGGAGAAGATGTTATTTTGTGTGGAGCTGGCCGAAACTGTTCACATGGAGAACTGTTTCATTATACTTGCGTTGGTTTGGATCCGGATGACCTTCCAAATAACTGGTTCTGCAGTGATGCATGTAAGGATCATCAAGATATTTATCCATACTGCACATGTCAGCAAGATCTAGGAAACGATGAACCCATGATTGGCTGTAGTGCTGGATCTAGATGTACTGGTCAGGAATGGTATCATTTGAAATGTATAACTATGACAGCAGATAGTTTACCAGAAGGGGATTGGTTCTGTAAAGCAGCTTGTAAGAAGGCAAAAAAGGGCAAACCAAAGAGGAAATCAAAATCAGCAAGCAAAACCGAAAATTCTTCTAATTCTGATTTTAAATGCAACTACAGCAGAGCTATTGCTTGGGTTGGTCTAAATCTTCTTTGTCGTCGGGATGCTGTAAGAGAGGCTGATGGTGAGGCTATGCTAACTCATTGGAAATTCGACCTTATTCATTTCTTGTCAACGAAACACCCAAAATATTTGATTCTTGCACACCGTCTGTTAGTCTCTGTAAATGGATGGCTCCCCGAAAAGTTGAAGAATGACCTAATATACAACAGAACGATTAATTATGGTGGTGGTATGGGTAGAAATCTTCTTCaagattttatgaatgaaatattgaataggctttttaaagacattttagaTGCTGCTAAAGGGAGGTATACTAAAACCACAATCCAACGATGTGGTCAGATTGTAGGTCCACTTGGCGAGGCGTTGGATTCTGTGTTTGATTCCCAAATTATAGAGAAAGAGTTGTACAGACACCGAAGAAGGGAATCAAACAGagacaaaaatattgaaagaatgaTCGCCTTTCTTCAAGGAGACGACCTTTTCTCTACAATCAATGGACGGCATCATAGAGCTTTTGATCCATTTGTTCATAATGAGAATCCAAAGTTCCCAGGAAAGTTTCAGCcaaaaatgaaacaattatcaAAGAGACTTGATAAACGGCGAAGAGTGATAGTCGATGCGTAG